GGTGAAGTCAATGCGCTTCGGCCCTGTCGCTTTATGCCAGTCATTCAAGAATATGGCATGCTGCCTCAGCTATCCCAACGCATGCTGCAGCAGGCATGCAAAGACTTACCCACTATAAAATCCATCCTCGGCAACGACATCAAAGTCAGTTTGAACATCAGTCCGGAAGAGCTTGAGAATACCTATCTGGCAGACAGTCTGGAGCATATCTGGCGTAAGAGTGGTGCCAGTAACGATTCGCTGGTGCTTGAAATCACCGAAGAGCATTACATACACAACAGTGCACAACTCGAATCCCTGAATCGGTTGCGCCTGAGAGGCTTTGGGTTGTCGTTGGATGACTTTGGCACAGGATTTACCAACATCAATCAACTGAGAGATTTGCCCTACACAGAAGTCAAAATCGATCGTTCACTTATCATCAATATTCACAGAGACAGCTTTTGTCAGGCCATTTTGAATGGCCTTGTTGAAATTGCGCGCCAGCTGGGTATTACTTTGGTGGCCGAAGGCATAGAGCACATGGACGAACTCAAATACCTGATGCAGACTTACCCGGCACTGATATTGCAGGGGTACCTCATCAGTCTGCCCCGTTCACTCGATACCCTGAATACCTGGCACAAGGGGTGGCAGCATCAATTTGGCAATCGATCCCATATCCACCGGCATCAGCCCCCCGCCAACGAAGACTGAAGTGCCGATAAAAGCTAAGGCGCCAAAGCCTCGCGAATAAACTCGTCGTTATCACACTCAGGGCAATCAGGCACGACCGACGGGAATTCGATGTCCATTCCATGGCCGCAACTGGTGCACACCATGCGGCCCTGGCTGATAATTTCCCCGCTCTGGTAATAGCCGTGATGTTTAAAATCCTGAGCCAGTTCATGCCATTGCACCTGACTTCTGTCGGTTATCTCCGAGAGCCAATGCCACAGGGTGTTTTCGATGGCGATAAATGATGGACTGTGAGTCAGAGAACTTTCGTTTTTTTCCTGTAAAAAGGCGGCTATATCGCGCCTCAGAAACTCCAGTGCCAACGCCAGCTCTTCTTCATCTGCCTGTGCTTTCAGGCGCCCAAAGGCCTCGCCGGAGGTCATCAGCCGGAACAGATTCTTGGCGTTCAGCTCGGGGTTAGCCTCAAAGTGGGTGGCCAAATCCTTAATGAGATCCTGATACAGGGCCAGTAATTGCGTGCTTCTGCTGGTCATCGTCAATACTCCTTCAAGGGAACCTTTTTAATGAACCGCTTCTGGTTTATTCTATGCAGATCCCGCAGCGCAGACCAAGCGCGTGATCAAACAAACAGGCGGCAATGCCGGAAAAATTGATGCAAGAGCAATACATCCATTCGGAAATCGAGGCTGAGGTACAAAAGTACTGGGCCGATAACAAAACCTTTGAAGTCACTGAAGATCCTGCGAAAGAGAAGTTCTATTGCCTCTCTATGTTCCCCTATCCTTCCGGCCGACTTCACATGGGTCATGTGCGTAACTACACCATAGGTGATGTAGTTGCCCGTTTCCAGCGTCTGCAAGGCAAGAACGTTCTTCAGCCCATCGGTTGGGATGCCTTCGGCCTGCCCGCCGAAAACGCGGCCATCAAAAATGCCACCGCGCCGGCCCCCTGGACGTACGAAAACATCGATTACATGAAAAACCAGCTGAAAATGCTGGGTTTTGGCTACGACTGGAGCCGTGAAATCGCCACCTGTACTCCGGAATACTACCGTTGGGAGCAGTGGTTTTTCACCAAACTGTATGAAAAAGGTCTGGTTTACAAGAAGACCTCGGCGGTGAACTGGTGTCCTAACGACCAAACCGTGCTTGCCAATGAGCAGGTGCAGGATGGTTGCTGCTGGCGCTGTGATACCCCGGTAGAGCAGAAAGAAATTCCACAGTGGTTTATCAAGATCACCGCCTATGCAGAAGAGCTGCTAAACGACATCGACAACCTCGAAGGTTGGCCCGAGCAGGTCAAGACCATGCAGCGCAACTGGATTGGTCGCTCTGAAGGCGTGGAAATGACCTTCAAGGTCAAAGATTCTGACGACAGCTTCGACATCTACACCACTCGTCCAGACACTGTGATGGGCGTGACCTATGTGGCGATTGCCGCCGGTCACCCGCTGGCCGAGAAAGCGGCGCTGAACAATCCGGAACTGGCAGCCTTCGTGGAAGAGTGCAAGCAAAGCGGCACCTCTGAAGCCGAGCTTGCTACCATGGAGAAGAAAGGCGTGGCCACTGGCCTGTATGCCATTCACCCCCTCACCGGCGAAGAAGTGCCGGTATGGGCTGCTAACTTCGTGCTGATGAACTATGGCACCGGCGCCGTGATGTCGGTTCCGGCTCACGACCAGCGTGACTACGAGTTTGCCAAGAAATACGGTCTGGCACTCAAGGCCGTTATCAAGCCTGCCGATGGCGAGGTGGATATCTCTGAAGCCGCCTACACCGAAAAAGGCGTACTGTTTAACTCAGCAGAGTTCGACGGTCTGGACTTTGACGGCGCCTTTAATGCCATTGCCGATAAGCTCGCTGCCGAGGGCAAGGGTAAGCGTCAGGTCAACTTCCGTCTGCGTGACTGGGGTGTCAGCCGTCAACGTTACTGGGGCGCACCTATCCCAATGGTCACTCTGGAAGATGGCACGGTAATGCCAACCCCCGAAGACCAGCTGCCGGTCATTCTGCCGGAAGATGTGGTGATGGATGGCGTGCAAAGCCCCATCAAGGCTGACAAAGAGTGGGCCAAGACTCAGGTGAACGGTCAGGACGCGCTGCGCGAAACCGATACCTTCGACACCTTTATGGAGTCATCCTGGTATTACGCGCGCTACTGCTCGCCAAAAGCCAATGAAATGCTGGACCCTGCCAAGGCCAACTACTGGCTGCCGGTGGATCAGTACATCGGTGGTATCGAGCATGCCTGTATGCACTTGCTGTACTTCCGCTTCTTCCACAAGCTGCTGCGTGACGCCGGCCTGGTGAACTCCAATGAGCCCGCAAAGCGTCTGCTGACCCAGGGCATGGTGCTGGCTGATGCCTTCTACTACAACAACGAGAAAGGCGCCCGTGTATGGGTATCGCCCCTCGATGTGACCGTAGTTGAGAAAGATGACAAGGGCCGTATCCTCAAGGCCGTGGACACCGAAGGCCATGAGCTGGTTTACACCGGCATGAGCAAGATGTCCAAGTCCAAGAACAACGGTATCGACCCGCAGGTGATGGTGGAAAAATACGGCGCCGACACTGTGCGTCTGTTTATGATGTTCGCCTCACCGCCAGAGCTGACCCTGGAATGGCAGGAATCCGGTGTTGAAGGTGCGCACCGCTTTATCAAGCGTCTGTGGAAGCTGGCTTCTGAGTACAGTGCGGCCCCAGCCACCGAAGCCCTGGATGTATCAGCGCTCAATGCGGACCAGAAAACCCTGCGCCGTGAGCTGCACAAAACCATCGCCAAGGTCACCGACGATCTGGGTCGCCGTCAGATGTTCAACACCGCCGTTGCCGCCGTGATGGAGCTGATGAACCATCTGCAAAAGGCACCGCTGGCGTCTGCCCAGGACAAGGCGCTGATGAACGAAGCCCTGTCTGCCGTAGTACGTCTGCTCTACCCCATCGCACCGCACGTGTGTTTCAACCTGTGGCGTGAACTGGGTAACAGTGGCGCCATCGAAGACGCCGGCTGGCCAGCCACCGACGAGTCTGCACTGGTTGAAGACAGCAAACTCATCGTGGTGCAGGTGAACGGTAAGGTACGCGCCAAGCTTACAGTAGCGGCCGATGCCACCAAGGAGCAGGTGGAGGCCCTGGGTCTTGCCGAAGATGCCGTGCGTAAATACACAGATGGCGTCACAGTGCGCAAGGTGATTTACGTGCCGGGTAAACTGCTCAACATCGTTGCCAACTGACCTGTAGCCTGCGACACTGTCGCCGGTTCAGGGGATTGAAGAAAAACCCGCTGCGGCGGGTTTTTCTGCTTAACAAAAGGAAGAAGCATTTCGCCATGGTTAGAACATTGCTTACCGCCATTTTGGGTTTGGCGTTGCTCACTGGTGTCACAGGCTGCGGCTTTCGTCTTCAGGGCAGTTATCAAATTCCGGCCTCTCTCAAGCAATTGAGTGTCGACAGCGCCGATGAATACAGCGAGCTGACCCGCTTGGTGAAAGACCGCCTGCGCCTGTCAGGTGTGAATGTGGTCGCGTCAAATTCGAAGGTGCCTTCGGTGCGGTTACTGCGTGACACCCTCGAGCGCACTACACTCTCGCTTTACCCCACCGGCCATGTCGCCGAGTACGAGCTGATATACCATGTCGACTTTGCCGTGGCTTTTCCCGGTGAAGAGGCCAAACCCTTCAGCGTGGAAATCCGCCGCGACTATCTGGATGACCCCCGCACCGCACTGGCCAAAAGCCGTGAAATGGAGCTGCTGCTCAAAGAAATGCGCCAGCAAGCCGCCGACAACCTTATCCAAACCCTGTCGTCCCTCGGGGAGCGCTGATGCGGGTCTATCCTGAGCAGCTGGGCCGCCACCTGACACCGTTAGCCCAATGTTACTGCTTGTTCGGTGACGATGCCTGGTTGATAGAAAACGCCCGCACTCAGTTATTGATGGCCGCAAGGCAGCAAGGGTTTGAAGAGCGCATCAGCCTCGAGCAGGATAACGGCTTCAACTGGAACGACTTGCAAAACGAGTGGCAAGCGTTGAGCCTCTTTGCCAGCCGCCGCATTATCGAACTCACCCTGCCCCAGGCCAAACCCGGCGCCGACGGCAGCGCCATGCTGACCAGCCTGATGGCGCAGCCTAATCCGGATCTGCTGCTTATTCTGCGTGGTCCCAAACTCGCCGCCGAACAAACCAACAGCAAATGGTTTAAAGCCCTCGACAATGTCGGTATTTATCTTCCCTGCAACACTCCCGAAGGGCAGCAATTTTTCCGCTGGCTGGATGGCCGCATTGCCGCCAACCGATTGATGCTGGACGGAGATGCCCGCCAATTACTGGCAACCCTGTACGAAGGGAACCTGCTGGCCGCAGAGCAGGCGGTACAATTGCTGGCGCTGCTGGCGGCCAATCGACGTATCAGCGCCGAAGAGCTGAGCCAGTATTTCGACGACCAGTCCCGCTTTAACGTGTTTCAGCTCAGTGATGCCCTGCTTGGAAACCAGCAGCAGCGCGTGGCCCATATACTGGCCCAGCTCAAGGCTGAAGGCACGGCCTTGCCCATTGTGCTCTGGGCCGTGTTTCGCGAGCTTGCGAGTCTGCTGCAACTGAAAACCGCCATGGTGCAGAGAGAATCCCTGGCGCCGATGTGGTCAAAACTGCGGATTTGGGATAAGCGCAAGCCACTGTATGAGGCCGCGCTGTCGCGACTGTCACTGACACAGATTGAAGCCATGCTGGCCCTCTCATCCACACTGGAGCTCAAACTTAAACAGGGCGGAGAAGAGGACTGGACACTGCTGACTCACCTTTGCCTGCTCTTTGATGCCAGTGCCCACAGCGCTCTGGTGGATACCCGGGGTTGATATGACTAAGCAGCCTAATGCAAAGCGGCATACAGCTCTGCTCGGCGGCACCTTTGACCCGCCTCACTTTGGCCATATCAGGCCACTGCTGGATGTGCTTAAGCACTGGCCATTGCAGGATTGTTGGCTGTTGCCAAATCATATTCCGCCCCACAAACCCGGCACCCATGCCAGCCCGAAGGCAAGATTGGAAATGATTGACGCGCTGTGCCGGGAGTTCCCGGCATTCAGCCTGTGCGACGTCGAGCTTCGCCGCGACGAACCCAGTTACACGGTCAACACTCTCAGGCAGTTGAGGGAACTTTATCCCGACAGGGTGTTCTACTTTGTCATGGGGATGGATTCTTTTCTGTCGCTGGATAAGTGGTTTGAGTGGCAGCAACTTTTTGAACTCTGCCATCTGGTGGTGTGTGCCCGGCCCGGTTATCAATTGGCAGCCGACCACGGCATGGCAGAGGTCCTTGCGAACAGACAACACACAGAAGCCGACTTACCGGCAGAGGACAGCGGTAAAGTGTTGATCGCTGACATCCGTGAGCAAGACATTTCCTCCACCGATATCCGCACGGCGTTGGCCGAGCGGCGGGATATTCGCCAGTTAGTGCCAGAGTCAGTGGCCCGGGTGATTGAGACCCAGGGCCTGTACCGCTAAGCGGTGTATTCCACCGCGGGCTGCTGCTATACTGTCGCGCTCTTTTTTAGGAAACACATGGGGTAATTTCGCGTGCAAAGCGAAGAACTGAAGCAATTTGTTGTCGATAAGATTGAAGATCTTAAAGCTCGGGATCTGGTGGTACTGGATGTCAGCAAACACTCCAACATCACTGATTACATGGTGATCTGCTCGGGTACGTCAAAAACCCACGTCCGCGCCATCGCCGAGAACCTGCTCTCAAAGGCCAGAGAGGCCAACATCACTATTCTCGGCAGCGAAGGCCGCGACACCAGTGAATGGGTTCTGGTGGATTTGGGTGAAGTGATTCTGCACGTGATGCAGGAACAAACCCGCGACTTTTATCAGCTCGAAAAGCTCTGGCAAGAACCCGCCTGATGAAACTGCAACTCATCGCCGTGGGCACCAAGATGCCCGATTGGGTTACCCGCGGATTTGAAGAATACCAGCGCCGCTTCCCCCGTGATATGGCGCTGGAGCTGGTCGAAATTCCCGCTGGCAAGCGCGGCAAAAATGCCGATATCGCCCGCATCCTGCAAAAGGAGGGTGAACAAATGCTTGCAGCAATTCCCAAGGGTAATCATATTGTTACCCTGGATCTTCCCGGCAAGAACTGGACGACTCCCGAACTTGCGAGTGCCCTGTCCAAATGGCAGCTCGATGGCCGGGATGTCAGCCTCCTGATTGGTGGCCCCGAAGGCCTCGCCCCGGCATGCAAACAGGCCGCGGCCCAGAGCTGGTGTTTGTCGGCGCTGACTCTGCCACATCCCCTGGTGAGGGTGGTCGTGGCGGAAAGCCTCTACCGGGCCTGGAGCATTAACAACAACCATCCTTATCACAGGGAATAGTGTGCCCTTGTCAGGCCGCTGATTGCACCGGAGACGTTGAGTGACACCAAGAAAACGGGTAGCCATGCATGACCACGCCGCTGAGGCAGCATTGTTCAAGCGACGGGCGATATTTACCTTTCTCTGCGTGGTCGCACTTTTTGGTGTACTCCTGACCAACCTGTATCACCTACAGGTCACCTCCTACGCAGACTACACCACCCGCTCCAATGACAACCGGATCCGGGTAACACCGGTTGCCCCAAGCCGCGGCCTGATTTATGACCGCAATGGTGTGCTGCTTGCCGAAAACCAGCCGGTGTATTCTCTTGAGCTCATTCCCGAGAAGGTTAAAAACATCCCCCAGACGCTGACTCAACTCTCGACTGTGATACCGCTGAGTGAAGAAGCCCAGGCCGAATTCCTCGAAGCCCTCAAATATCACCGCCGCTTTAAACCCCTTACGCTCAGGGATAACCTGACCGAGGAAGAAGTGGCCGCGTTCAGCGTAAATCAGCATCAGTTTCCCGGCGTACGTGTCGAGGCAGGTCTGAAACGCTTCTATCCCCATGGTGAGCTTTTGACACACGTGCTGGGATTTGTGGGCAAAATCAACGCCAAAGACAGGACAGCACTGGAAAAGGCTGACCGCTGGCCTGACTATGCCGCCAGTAAGGACATAGGCAAACAAGGTGTTGAAAAGTATTACGAAAACCTGCTTCACGGCAAACCGGGGCA
This portion of the Shewanella amazonensis SB2B genome encodes:
- a CDS encoding EAL domain-containing response regulator, which gives rise to MLGQQQILIIDDSEAILMVVKTMLSRMGFEKITTMTSATKALAVVGLEPARFQIILTDLRMPDTDGLDVLRRLGEMGFKGAVAIISEMDRRIINLAADIARRHRLHMIGCICKPVQLDDLSALVEKATELRVTLEPPAQLLTHEQVQAAFNQIQVIPYYQPKVDLNRCQVVGVEALARIRLPGEVNALRPCRFMPVIQEYGMLPQLSQRMLQQACKDLPTIKSILGNDIKVSLNISPEELENTYLADSLEHIWRKSGASNDSLVLEITEEHYIHNSAQLESLNRLRLRGFGLSLDDFGTGFTNINQLRDLPYTEVKIDRSLIINIHRDSFCQAILNGLVEIARQLGITLVAEGIEHMDELKYLMQTYPALILQGYLISLPRSLDTLNTWHKGWQHQFGNRSHIHRHQPPANED
- the rsfS gene encoding ribosome silencing factor codes for the protein MQSEELKQFVVDKIEDLKARDLVVLDVSKHSNITDYMVICSGTSKTHVRAIAENLLSKAREANITILGSEGRDTSEWVLVDLGEVILHVMQEQTRDFYQLEKLWQEPA
- the nadD gene encoding nicotinate-nucleotide adenylyltransferase; amino-acid sequence: MTKQPNAKRHTALLGGTFDPPHFGHIRPLLDVLKHWPLQDCWLLPNHIPPHKPGTHASPKARLEMIDALCREFPAFSLCDVELRRDEPSYTVNTLRQLRELYPDRVFYFVMGMDSFLSLDKWFEWQQLFELCHLVVCARPGYQLAADHGMAEVLANRQHTEADLPAEDSGKVLIADIREQDISSTDIRTALAERRDIRQLVPESVARVIETQGLYR
- a CDS encoding LPS-assembly lipoprotein LptE gives rise to the protein MVRTLLTAILGLALLTGVTGCGFRLQGSYQIPASLKQLSVDSADEYSELTRLVKDRLRLSGVNVVASNSKVPSVRLLRDTLERTTLSLYPTGHVAEYELIYHVDFAVAFPGEEAKPFSVEIRRDYLDDPRTALAKSREMELLLKEMRQQAADNLIQTLSSLGER
- the rlmH gene encoding 23S rRNA (pseudouridine(1915)-N(3))-methyltransferase RlmH; translated protein: MKLQLIAVGTKMPDWVTRGFEEYQRRFPRDMALELVEIPAGKRGKNADIARILQKEGEQMLAAIPKGNHIVTLDLPGKNWTTPELASALSKWQLDGRDVSLLIGGPEGLAPACKQAAAQSWCLSALTLPHPLVRVVVAESLYRAWSINNNHPYHRE
- the holA gene encoding DNA polymerase III subunit delta; translation: MRVYPEQLGRHLTPLAQCYCLFGDDAWLIENARTQLLMAARQQGFEERISLEQDNGFNWNDLQNEWQALSLFASRRIIELTLPQAKPGADGSAMLTSLMAQPNPDLLLILRGPKLAAEQTNSKWFKALDNVGIYLPCNTPEGQQFFRWLDGRIAANRLMLDGDARQLLATLYEGNLLAAEQAVQLLALLAANRRISAEELSQYFDDQSRFNVFQLSDALLGNQQQRVAHILAQLKAEGTALPIVLWAVFRELASLLQLKTAMVQRESLAPMWSKLRIWDKRKPLYEAALSRLSLTQIEAMLALSSTLELKLKQGGEEDWTLLTHLCLLFDASAHSALVDTRG
- the leuS gene encoding leucine--tRNA ligase, with amino-acid sequence MQEQYIHSEIEAEVQKYWADNKTFEVTEDPAKEKFYCLSMFPYPSGRLHMGHVRNYTIGDVVARFQRLQGKNVLQPIGWDAFGLPAENAAIKNATAPAPWTYENIDYMKNQLKMLGFGYDWSREIATCTPEYYRWEQWFFTKLYEKGLVYKKTSAVNWCPNDQTVLANEQVQDGCCWRCDTPVEQKEIPQWFIKITAYAEELLNDIDNLEGWPEQVKTMQRNWIGRSEGVEMTFKVKDSDDSFDIYTTRPDTVMGVTYVAIAAGHPLAEKAALNNPELAAFVEECKQSGTSEAELATMEKKGVATGLYAIHPLTGEEVPVWAANFVLMNYGTGAVMSVPAHDQRDYEFAKKYGLALKAVIKPADGEVDISEAAYTEKGVLFNSAEFDGLDFDGAFNAIADKLAAEGKGKRQVNFRLRDWGVSRQRYWGAPIPMVTLEDGTVMPTPEDQLPVILPEDVVMDGVQSPIKADKEWAKTQVNGQDALRETDTFDTFMESSWYYARYCSPKANEMLDPAKANYWLPVDQYIGGIEHACMHLLYFRFFHKLLRDAGLVNSNEPAKRLLTQGMVLADAFYYNNEKGARVWVSPLDVTVVEKDDKGRILKAVDTEGHELVYTGMSKMSKSKNNGIDPQVMVEKYGADTVRLFMMFASPPELTLEWQESGVEGAHRFIKRLWKLASEYSAAPATEALDVSALNADQKTLRRELHKTIAKVTDDLGRRQMFNTAVAAVMELMNHLQKAPLASAQDKALMNEALSAVVRLLYPIAPHVCFNLWRELGNSGAIEDAGWPATDESALVEDSKLIVVQVNGKVRAKLTVAADATKEQVEALGLAEDAVRKYTDGVTVRKVIYVPGKLLNIVAN
- a CDS encoding zinc ribbon-containing protein gives rise to the protein MTSRSTQLLALYQDLIKDLATHFEANPELNAKNLFRLMTSGEAFGRLKAQADEEELALALEFLRRDIAAFLQEKNESSLTHSPSFIAIENTLWHWLSEITDRSQVQWHELAQDFKHHGYYQSGEIISQGRMVCTSCGHGMDIEFPSVVPDCPECDNDEFIREALAP